Genomic segment of Staphylococcus muscae:
TTTTCCAAATCGGCAAAGCAGGAATCAACGAAAATATGGTAACGCAAATTGATGAAACATTAGAAAAAAGAGAACTTATTAAAGTGCATATTTTACAAAATAATTTAGATGATAAAAATGAATTGGCAGAAACATTAGCGCATGCAACGAATAGCTACCTCGTTCAATTAATTGGTTCTATCATCGTGTTATATCGTGAATCTAACGAAAACAAACAAATCGAGTTACCATAATGAAATGCATCGTCATTTATGGGGGGCAATTCAATCCGATTCATAGCGCTCATGAAATGATAGCGAGTGAAGTAAATGCAGCATTAAAACCTGATGAATTTTATTTCATGCCAAGCTATTTGTCACCACTTAAGGTTCATGAGCAACCGATCCCCATTAAAGATCGGCTTGCTATGATTCAACTTGTAATCGATAACTTAGGCTTTGGTGAACTGCGCACGGATGAAATTGAACGCAAAGGTAAAAGTTATACGTATGATACGATAAAAGCTATATACGATGAAGATCCGAATGTTTCAATATTTTTTGTGATTGGCACCGATCAGTATGATCAATTAGATAAATGGTATCGTATCAACGACTTAAAACAAATTGTGACGTTTATCGTTGTAAATCGTGGTCGAAAAATAGAAAGTGCTGACGCATCTATTAAGCCACTCGAAATTCCAGAAATGGCAATTAGCTCTACAATCATACGAGAAAAGTGCAAAAATCATGAAACGATTCATATGTGGGTGCCATTAAATGTAGAGTCGTATATCTTGAGGAGGGGTTTGTATGGATAAACAATTTGCAATTGAACTTGTTGAACAAAAATTACCGAAAAAGCGTTTTAAACACTCTTTAAGGGTTGCTGAAACAGCAGTGAAGTTAGCAGAGATTTATGAAGGGGACAAAGAAAAAGCTGAGCTCGCAGGTATTTTACATGACTTCTGCAAATATGATGAATTAAGCTATTTGTATCAACAAGTAACAAAATATCAATTGGACTCAAACTTATTAAGTTACGGTTCTGAAATTTTACATGGCCCAGTGTGCGCCGTTATTATGGAGCATCAATATGGTGTGACGGACGAAGAGGTATTGCAAGCGATATATAATCATACAACTGGTCGAAGTAAAATGACTAAAACGGAAAAGTTAGTCTTTATTGCTGACTATATCGAACCCAAGAGAGAAATTCCAGGTGTTGAAGAAATTCGTAAACTCGTATATAGTGGTGGCGGTTTAGACCGTACTATTTATGAAATATCAAAAAGAACAGTCTTGCATTTAGTCAATAAAGATGTCAGTGTGTATCAATCGACAATTGATTGTCTAAATTACTATAATCTGAACGAAAAAAATTAAAGGATGATTAAATGAACGCAAATGAATTATTAACGTTAACTGTACAGGCAGTAGATGAAAAAAAAGCAGAAGATATTATTTCAATTAATATGCAAGGAATCTCAGATATTGCTGACTATTTTTTAGTGTGTCATGGTAACAATGAACGTCAAGTTCAAGCGATTGCTAAAGCGGCAAAAGACAAAGCAGAAGAACAAGGCATTCATGTGAAACGCATGGAGGGCTACGATGAAGCACGTTGGATTTTAATTGATCTTGCAGATGTTGTTGTGCATGTTTTTCATAAAGATGAGCGTGATTACTACAATCTTGAAAAGTTATATCAAGATGCTGAAATTTTAGGCTATCAAGAGGTTATTAAGTCATAATGGCGTACCAAACACTCAGTGCTTTTTATGATCAATTGACAGACGATCAACCTTATCATCGTTGGCAAGAAATTGTCCAGCATTTTTTACCTAAATCTCATGTGTCATCTATATTAGATTTAGGATGTGGCACCGGAACTTTAACGACTACATTTCTAAATTTTTCTGATGAAGTCATCGGAATGGATTTAAGTGAAGAAATGGTAGCATTTGCACAACAAAAAAATGACAAAATAACATGGAAAGTCGGGGACATGTCTGATTTTCAACTGTCAAAACGTTTTGATGCTATTACGATATTATGTGATTCGTTAAATTACTTGGCAGATGAAGAAGATGTACTTGCTACGTTTAACCATGTACATCAACATTTAAAAAATGATGGCGTGTTGATTTTTGACGTTCATACAACATATAAAATGGAGACACAATTTAACGGTGCGACTTATTTAGACGACCGAGAAAATTTAACACTCGTTTGGCAAACAGAACCAGGCGAATTACCCCATAGTGTGTGGCATGATTTAGTATTTTTCGTTCGAGAAGATAACGGACGATATGTACGCCATGATGAAACACAATTTCAGAGAACACTAGATAAAGCAATCTATCAAAGTATGTTAGAGTCGATTGGTTTTAAAAATATTACAACATTTTATGACTTTGATCTTACATGTGATGACCCTAAAAGTGACAGATTATTTTTTGTTGCTTCCAAATAATAAAAGTAAAATCCCTCCTTTGAGCATGTATATCATCAAAGGAGGGTTTCTCATGTCATTTTTATCACAATTACAAGCATGGTATCTTAAAAATCGCTTACTTGCAACAATCAGTGGAATCGTATTGATAGGTTTATTTGTTGCACTTATTCAATTTGTGCCCACTGAAACAGAACAAGCATCGAGTCCATTACCTATACAACAAAATCCATCGCTAGAGGCGACAACATCAATGACTAAAAATGATAAGATACAAAGCAGTCAACAACAACCTGTCCCAATTGTTGTCGATATTAAAGGCGCTGTTAAGCAACCGAATACTTATCAGATGATGTCAGATGATCGTATAAAACAATTACTTGATAAAGCTGGTATTTTGCCGAACTCAGATTTATCCCAAATCAATCTCGCTGAAAAACTGACTGATCAAAAGATGATATATATCCCTAAAAAGGGGGAACAACCTAAAA
This window contains:
- the yhbY gene encoding ribosome assembly RNA-binding protein YhbY; the protein is MTLTGKQKRFLRSQAHHIDPIFQIGKAGINENMVTQIDETLEKRELIKVHILQNNLDDKNELAETLAHATNSYLVQLIGSIIVLYRESNENKQIELP
- the nadD gene encoding nicotinate (nicotinamide) nucleotide adenylyltransferase, whose translation is MKCIVIYGGQFNPIHSAHEMIASEVNAALKPDEFYFMPSYLSPLKVHEQPIPIKDRLAMIQLVIDNLGFGELRTDEIERKGKSYTYDTIKAIYDEDPNVSIFFVIGTDQYDQLDKWYRINDLKQIVTFIVVNRGRKIESADASIKPLEIPEMAISSTIIREKCKNHETIHMWVPLNVESYILRRGLYG
- the rsfS gene encoding ribosome silencing factor — its product is MNANELLTLTVQAVDEKKAEDIISINMQGISDIADYFLVCHGNNERQVQAIAKAAKDKAEEQGIHVKRMEGYDEARWILIDLADVVVHVFHKDERDYYNLEKLYQDAEILGYQEVIKS
- a CDS encoding class I SAM-dependent DNA methyltransferase, whose protein sequence is MAYQTLSAFYDQLTDDQPYHRWQEIVQHFLPKSHVSSILDLGCGTGTLTTTFLNFSDEVIGMDLSEEMVAFAQQKNDKITWKVGDMSDFQLSKRFDAITILCDSLNYLADEEDVLATFNHVHQHLKNDGVLIFDVHTTYKMETQFNGATYLDDRENLTLVWQTEPGELPHSVWHDLVFFVREDNGRYVRHDETQFQRTLDKAIYQSMLESIGFKNITTFYDFDLTCDDPKSDRLFFVASK
- a CDS encoding helix-hairpin-helix domain-containing protein: MSFLSQLQAWYLKNRLLATISGIVLIGLFVALIQFVPTETEQASSPLPIQQNPSLEATTSMTKNDKIQSSQQQPVPIVVDIKGAVKQPNTYQMMSDDRIKQLLDKAGILPNSDLSQINLAEKLTDQKMIYIPKKGEQPKNVVTSNGVSSSTEKQPVNLNTAQLSDLTNVPGIGPAKAQAILSYREEQGQFQSVEQLKDVKGIGDKTYENLCSYFTV